The genomic window CCGGCTTGGGGCGGGTGACTTCCAGTTCCGCTAAACGGAACTGGTTTTGGATGTCGTTCATGCCGCGTTTTAGATCGCGGTAGCTGCCGCCCAACGTGCGGGCGACTTCCGGTAGCTTGGCGCCGAACAGCAACACGGCAACGACGCCGATAACCATCAGTTCAAAAAAGCTGAGTCCAAACACAAACGTATCCTCGGTTCCAATCTGGCGCCGCCGCGCGGTCGCCCTCTGCTCGCTGGGGATCGACTCTCCCTTGGCGGGGAGAGGTAAGGCAAGCCCCGATTATGGTTTAACGTCCCAAACAATGGACGGTGCGTTAAACGGCGGTTTTGGATTTGGAGTCGGCGTCTTGGGAAGCGACGTCGTCGTTGTCGAGGCTGTCGTTCATGCCGCCTTTAAATTCGTTGATGCTGCGTCCCATGTTGCGCATCAGCGAAGGCAGTCGCGAGCCTCCAAACAGCAGCAATGCGACAAACAGAACGATCAGCATCTCGGGTAATCCGGGCATGCCGATTGCAAACAGCAAATGACTCATGAAACGCTCTCGCGAGTAGAGGGTAGGTGGGATTTCGGATCCGCTGGTTGGACAGCACCCGGAATGTTTGGTCTGGATATCGGAGCAACGTCTATCGTTACAACAAGATGACGCTGCAACAGGATAGCAGACCAACGGGTGCGGGGAGTGGTTTCCATTGGGGGATCCACAGGGGCACACGCTGTGTGGGACCCTGTACTTCATTTTATTGTCGGCGGCCCGACTGTCAAAGGAAGAACTGTCAGGAATCCTACACAGTTCTCCCGGCAACCGGTCCTAGGGATTAGGAAAACTGAGCAATTCGGGCCGAATTACAGCCAGTTTTGCAGCCGGTCGAGGGCCACCATCAGCTGATTCCATTCGGTGACCACTTCGAAAGTCGGCAAAGTGTCGCAGTCATCGCGGTCGAATCCCTGTTCGCTCAGGCGGATCGTGGCGTCGAGCACGAACATTTCGCCGCTGCTGGCCTGTTCCGCCTTCTCTTTGGCCGTGTCGACCGCGTCGTCATAGGTGGGCACGATCTGCTGCATCGCTTTGTGAACAGCCCACAGGGCGGCGCGTTGAGCGTCCTGAGCCGAAACCACGGTGCGAACGGTTCCCGATTGGATGTAATACTTAGGCATTTTGGCTGTCCTTGGCGAACGAGGAGGTCCCCGGCGGCCTGCGGCAGGCTGCCGACGCGTTGCGATGTGCTTCGCTACAAGGGGTATCGCCGGCCGCCGGACACCTTAGGTCCGCAGCCGCGGACGCAGCTCGGCGGCCAGGAAAAACGAGCCGCAAATCACCACCATGCCCTCCCCGCCGACCGCTTCCGCCGCCGCCTCCAATGCATCGGCTGGCCGATCGATCACCCGGATTTCGCTCGCTCGCGGTTGCCGATCCGCAGGCTCCGCAGCCATTTCGGCCAGCTCTCGCGGGTCTCGCCAGCGTGGGTTTTCATGGAATCGCGTCAATACCAGCAAGTCAGCCACCTCGCGCAGCTGCCGCAGCTGGACTGCGGCGTCTTTGTCGTGGCTGGTGCCAAACACCACCGCCACCGGCTTGCCCGCTGCCCGCCTACCGATCACCTCGCATAATGCTTCCACCGAATCCTCGTTATGTGCCGCATCCAAGAGGACGATGGCCCCTGTGGAGGGGTGGGTGAATCGTTCGGTTCTAGCCGGGCAGACGGTGTTTAGCAGTCCGCGGCGTTGATCGGGCAGCGAAGCGGTCAGGCTGCCCGTGCTGGCCAGAGCGTCCATCACGGCCAGTGCGATGGCGGCGTTGCGGCCTTGATGGGCGCCCTCAAGCGGCACCTGCCAGCCCTGGCGAGCGATGCAGTCGGGGGTATGGGTACGAAAGTCAAACCGCGTTCCCCATTCGGGTGGCTGAGGGTCGATTTTTACGCTAAATTCGCGGCCGATCTGCCACAGCGGCGCGCCGCGTTGGCGGGCGTGCGAGCGAATCACCTCGGCGGCCGGACCCTCGGCGACGCCACTGATCGCCAGCACGCCGGGTTTGAAAATACCGGCTTTTTCCGCCGCGATTTCCGCGACCGTATGCCCCAGGATATGTTGGTGATCCAGCCCCACCGAAGTGATCGCGGTGACTTGGGGGTGGCAGACGTTGGTGCTGTCGAGGCGTCCTCCCAGGCCCACTTCCAGAACGGCGGCCCGGCAGTTCTGGCGGCGGAAATGCAGCAGGGCGATGGCGGTAGTGAGTTCGAAGAAGGTGGCTGAACCCTTGCCGTCGCGTTCAAGTCGCTCGGCGGCCTCGCGGACCTGGGCGACCAGTTCCACCAGGTTCGCCGCGTCGCAGTTCGTGCCGTCGACGCGAAAACGTTCGCCCAATTCGTTCAGGTGGGGGGAGGTATACAGCCCGGTGCGGTGTCCGGCCGCCGTCAGCATGGCAGCCACCATCGTGGACGTGCTGCCCTTGCCCTTGGTGCCGCCGACGTGCACCACCGCCAGTCCCTGGTCCGGATCGTCCAGTTCGCGGAGTAACCCGCGCATTCGCGCCAACCGAAACGGAAAGGCCTTCGAGGGCGCCGGCAGGCGTTCGTAATTGATGCGACCGTAAAGAAAATCCATGGCCTGGGCCAACGGCGTGTCGCGGGAATCGTGTGGGGAATCGTGTGCCAAACCGGTTGCCTCGAGTCAATGCGGGCTTGTATTGCAGAGAAATTCCGCCAAAACGGTTCCAACCGAACCGTCCCTGCCGATGGGGCGTAACACCGCATAAGTCTATTCGTCTACTGTCTCTCTATCGCACACCGCGGAAAGAATCGCCGTGGAGACTAAACCAACCGCAGTCGCTACCGAACCCACCCCCTCCTCTTCATCCAGTACGGATCGGGAGGTGGTGATCGAAACACGTAACCTGAGCAAGATATACCGCGACTTTTGGGGCCGGAAGAAGGTCCACGCTTTGAAAAGTCTGGATATCGAAGTCCAGAAGGGTGAAATCTTTGGTTTGCTGGGCCCCAACGGCAGCGGCAAATCGACGACCATCAAGTTGATCTTGGGACTGTTGTTCCCCACCAGCGGCCGAGTCCTGGTGTTCGACAAAGATGCCACCGAAACCCGCAAGAACGAACGCATCGGGTATCTGCCCGAAGAATCGTATCTGTACAAATTCTTGACCGCCGAAGAAACGCTCGACTTCTATGGTCGCCTGTTCGACATGTCGGGCGAAGACCGCCGTCGCCGAGTCGAGGAGTTGATCAAGCTGGTCGGCTTGGAGCACGCTCGCCATCGCCAACTGCGTGAGTACTCCAAGGGGATGACCCGCCGCGTCGGTCTGGCTCAGGCCCTGATCAACGATCCCGACCTGATTATGCTGGACGAACCGACCACGGGCTTGGACCCCATTGGTACCCGTGAGATGAAGGACTTGATCCTGAATCTGCGGGACCAGGGTAAGACCGTGCTGCTGTGCAGCCACCAGTTGGCCGACGTCCAAGATGTTTGTGACCGGGTGGCGATTTTGCACCAGGGCGAACTGAAAGAATTGGGCCGGGTCAGCGACTTGCTGAAGGTCCAGGACGTCACCGAGGTGCACGCTCGCGGTCTGTCCGACGAAGCCAAGACCGAAATCGCGGAATTGATCCGTCGGCACGGTGGTGAAATCGATTCGATCGATAACCCCACGGCCACCATGGAAGACCTGTTCCTGAACATCGTTCGCGAAAGCGAATCGCGGCCCGGAGCCCGTCGTTTGTCGACGGCTACCGATCAGGCTGCTGATACCAACAGCGACGCGGGCAAGCAGGACGGGGACGCTTAACGATGACCTTACAGCCTGAAGATTTTTGGTCGTACAGCGAATGGCTGCTGCGGCCCGATGCGTTTCTGCAAAGCGCCTTGCTGCAAGGCATCGTGCTGACCATCCTGGCGGTCCTGATCGGATTGGTGGTGGGATATCTGTTGTCGGCCTCCCGCAACGGGCCCAGCGAAGGTTTTTATTCGGTGGCCCGCGTGATCCGCGACCTGTTCGTCACGGACCTGCCCGGCACCTCCGCCGCCCGCGTCTACGCCCTGGCACGGTTGGCCTTTAAAGAAGCCATTCGACGCCGCGTGCTGGTGGTTGCGGGGATCTTTGTGGTCGGATTGCTGTTCGCCGGTTGGTATCTAAATCCCAACAGTGAAGATCCGGCTCGGCTGTACATCAGCTTTGTGCTGACGGCGACCAACTACCTGATTCTGTTGTTGGCGTTGTTCATCAGCTGCTTCAGTATCCCCGCCGATATTCAAAACAAGACGCTCTACACGATCGTCACCAAACCGGTGCGAGCCACCGAGATCGTGCTCGGCCGCGTGCTGGGATTTGTCGCCGTGGGCACCTGTCTGTTGGTGCCGATGGGAATCGCCAGTTACGTCTTTGTGGTCCGAGGTCTGGATCACGATCACGCGGGCATCGAAGAGATCGCTCGCCAGGATGACGGCACCTACGTCGGCAAGACGACCTATGATCGCAACCATTCGCACACCTTCCGCTTGTTCGAAGACGAAGCCGGCAACCTGGAAGGCGTCACCGATTTCGCTCGCGGCCACCAACATGTGATCTCCAAAGCCAAGGGTTCGGAAGAGTACGAGATCGGGCCGCCGATCGGTGCCTTGACCGCTCGCGTGCCTTCGTACGGGAAACTGTACTTCCTCGACCGTTCCGGCCAGCAGACCGACCAGGGGATCGATACCGGTAATGAAAAAGGCAAAGGCGGCTACGGCAGCGCCGGCCTGGAACGCCTGATTGGACGTACGTCGCAGGCTCGGCGGATCGAATTCGGCTATATCGAAGGCGGCAACTTGAGTGCCGGTATTTTGACCTTCCCCAACGTCACCGCTGATCGCTACCAGGATGGCCTGCCCCTGCAATTAAATCTTCGCGCCTATCGTGCTTATAAAGGCGATATCGAACGCGGCTTGCGAGGCACCGTGACGCTGCGGAATCCGGAAACCGGCGCCGCCAGTAACGCGCGGGCCTTTGAGGTCGACGAGTACGAGGTGGATGAGTTTTTGATTCCGCTGACGCTGGACGGCAACGACGGCGAGAAGAACCGCGACCTGAATGTGTTTGAAGACTTGGTCACCGAAGACGGGCGACTGCAAATCGAAATCCGCTGCCTCGACCGCGGCCAGTACCTGGGGCTGACCCAAGGCGACGTGTTTCTCAAGCCCCGTGAAAACTCCTTCGCCTGGAACTTCACCAAAGCTTACATTTCGATTTGGTTGCAGATGGTGATGGTGATCTCCTTCGGCGTTATGTTCAGCACCTTCCTGAACGGCTCGGTGGCCATGCTGTTGACTTTGGTGTGCGTGCTGATGGGCTTCTCGGCCGAGGCCATTTATGACGTGCGGCACCACATCGATATCAATAAACCGATGGGCGGCGGGCCTCTGGAATCCTTGATTAGGATTGTCAAGCAGGACGCCATGACCACGGATTTGGATGTCGATAATTTGACCGGCAAAATCGTCCAAGGCGTCGATACGGTGATCGTGTACAGCATGGACGTGATCGCGACTTCGCTGCCCAACCTGCCAAAAATGGTGGGCACCGCCGAATACACGGCAAGTGGTTTTGACATCTTTGGTAGCTTGCTGGCTCGCCACGCTACCACCACGTTGGCGTATTTCTTGCTGGCGTTCTTTGTGAGTTACTTCTGTCTTAAGACAAGGGAGATCGCAGCGTGAATTTATCGCACGGTCTAATCAATAAGCTGGTCTATTTGGCGATTCTGATCCTGATGTTGATCCCTCTGTTCCTGCTGGGCCAGCCCAGCGGTGGTGGCGATTCGTCCGGCGGTCAGTTGACGCAAATGCGCGACGACTTCGAAATTTCCGAAGCGGATTTGGGCGAAATTAATCCGGCCAGCGAAACCATGAAACTGTCGACGCTGGGCCTCCGCGGGCCGGCCGCCACGTTGCTGTGGCACAAAGCCCACACCCAGGAGGTCAATCACGAATGGGATCGGCTGCGGGCGACGCTGAATAATATCTCGTTGCTGCAACCGCACTTCGAAAAGGTCTGGGAATTCCAGGCTCATAACATCTCCTACAATATCTCCGCTCAGTTCGACGACTATCGCCAACGCTACGCTTGGGTGATCGGCGGTACGGAGTATCTGTCCAAGGGCGTACGGCAAAACCGTAAATCGCCCGCCCTGGTCTGGCATACCGGTTGGTACTACGGCCAGAAACTGGGGATGTCCGACGAAAAGGAGCAGTTCCGACGCTTGTTCCGCGATGATAAACCCTTGCATGAACGGATCCGCGAAGAAGGCATCGACGTCGATAGCAACGAAACCCTGGGCCCGGACCGCAAACCGGATAACTGGTTGGTCGGCCGGCAATGGCTCAACCGCGGCTACCGAATGACTCGCGAGGGCGGAATTCCGCTGCGCCGCAAAACTCCGCTGCACTTCTATGAAACCGGACCCAAGTGGGTATTCAACTATGCGATCGCCATCGAACGCGAGGGCGAACTGTCCGACGCCGCCCAGCGGGCCTGGCAGAATGCCGGTAACGCCTGGACCGAATACAGCGAACAAACCATTCCCACGACCGCTGAATTTACCATTCGCTTGGGCGAACTGGACGAACTGCTACGCAAAATCTCGGATCAGGAAGCCGAGTTCGCTGAACTGACCGGCGATGTGCGGGAGCGAATGCGGACCGAAGCAATCGAGAATCTGTCGGCGAGAGATAAGAAGTTGTTGTCCATCCCCGCCGATGAACGAAACCCGCAGCAGGCTGCCGAGGTTGACAGGATTGAGCGTATGGTCAGTCCCCAGCCGCTGGACGTCGCCAAGAACATGCCCAGAGAGAAGAAGCTGGAAGCCATTGAATTGGCCGACGAAATCACTTTCTCGCGACGGCGATTGCAAAAAGTTGAAGGCTACCGCCAACAAGTCAACTTCGACTATTGGGCCACTCGCGCGGCCGCCGAGCAGACCACCGAAATGCTCGAAGCCCGTCGCTTGGTCTACGAAGCGGAACAGCTAAATGACCAAGCCAGGCTGGATGAAGCCATCGCAAAATACGAACAGGCCTGGGTCAAATGGGCGGCCGTATTTGATGAATATCCGCTGCTGATGTTCGATACCACCAGCGACGACCTGCTGGATATCCTCAAGCGATATCAGGCTGCTATCGACAGCGAGACCTTCGATAGCGGTTTCCCCCTGAAGGAATTCTGGGATATGCGCGAGTCCGGCGCTATGGATCCTCAGCACTATCAGCAGCTGGTCAAAGAACAGCGTGAGAAGGACGCCGAGCAACGCGCTCAAGGTGGTCTGCTAAATCTGGACTTCCGCGAAATGATGCTCGAAGCCCAACAGTCCAACGCCGCGGATGATGCGGATAAAGGCGAGGCAGGCGAGGCAGGTGAAGCGGATGCGGAGAAAGCCGAGGGCGAGAAAGAGGAAACCGGAGACGAGCCCGCAGGGGACCAGCCGGCGGACGAACAGCCCGCAACGGCGGAAGAAGACGCCGAAATGAAGGACGAGTCCCCGGAAGGCGAAGCGGAACCTGAAGCCGAACCAGAAGGCGAATCGGAGCCGGAAGGGGAAGCCGAACCAGAAGGCGAAGCGGAAGGGGAAGCCGAGACTGAGGGTGAACCTGAAACGGAACCCGCTGCCGAGTCAGACGCGGCGGAGGACGAAGCCAACGCACCGGAAGAAGAGCCGGAAGCCTAGTCTGCTTCATTGGCATTGGGTTCAAGCGGACCAAAGCAACAAGGCTCTATCTGAAAACCGAAAGACACAGGACGTTGCTTGGCCGCGATCTGTCCGCTGCGATGCAATCGGCGGAAATCACCAATGGGGTAATGGAGATTGGGTGACTTTGTGACCTCTAGCCAGCCGATTGTTCGGCGTGTTTGCCTTCGGCGAACTCTTCAATCGCCTTGTCGCAAAACGCTGGCAAGTCGTCAGGATTTCGGCTCGTCACCAGCCCTTCGTCGCAGACGCATTCCTCATCAACCCATTGGGCACCGGCGTTTTTCAAGTCCGTTTTCAGACTTGGCCAAGACGTCACCTTGCGGTCACGAACCACATCCGCTTCGATTAATGTCCAGGGGCCATGGCAAATCGCGGCGACCGGTTTGTGTTGTTTGAAGAAGTCGCGGACAAAACTCACGGAATCCTCACACGTTCGCAGTGCGTCTGGATTGGCAACGCCACCGGGCAACACAAGCCCATCGAAGTCTTCTGCCGAGACGCTGGCTACATTTTGATCTACCTCGAAGGTATCCGCCTTCTCGTCGTGGTTCATGCCTTGGATGCTTCCATCTTTGGGCGAGACCAAAACAACCTCCGCACCAGCGGCCTTGATCGCTTCCCACGGCTTGGTCAACTCGACTTGCTCGAAGCCATCGGTGGCAAGAAATGCGATCCGTTTGCCCGTTAGTGATTGTTTCGTCATCGTCGATTCTCCTGATTGTTGCTGTAAAAGTTGTTACTCGAACTCGAATGAATCCATCCAGTCACGATCGATAAACGGCCTTGTTATCGATTGGCGTTCAAGGACGCGCGAAGGCAATCATGCGTCTTCAACCCGAATGGCTTTGCTGTCGCGAATCGATTTTGCCATCGCCGCAAGGATTCGCATGTCCGCTAACCCCTCTTCGCCGGGGGTTCGCGGTTGGCGGTCCTCGAGAACGTCACGTGAGAAGTGGTCCATCTCCGACGTGAACTGATTAACTTCCGAGATTTCGTGATTCTTCACCATGGAATAAGAACCCGAGTCGCTCGCTTGATGCGTCAACAACCGCTGGCCGTTGTAGCTGAATGCAGGCGACAATTCGATCACACCATCGGTGCATGCGACGCGCAGAAAATCGCTGCGATGAGTGCCAAAGCTACAATCCAGGTTAGCCAATACACCGGAGGGAAATCGCAGCAAGCAGGATACGCTTTCGGGCACTTCGCGAAAGCGAGGATCATCGTGCGGTTGATGGGCTTGTGCGATAACTTCCACAGGTTCTTCCCCGGTCACATACCGAGCCGCATTGATCGGGTAGACACCGACATCACCGACCGGTCCGCCACCCAGTTCCTTTGACAGCCGAATGTTGGGAGCTTTGACATTAATGCAAAAACTGCCGCTGAATGTCTTGATCTCGCCGAACTGCTTCTCGCTGCACATTTGCATGACCTTGCGATTGAGAGGCTCATAGTGCAAACGGTAGGCAATCATGAGCTTGCGGTTCGCGTTCTTTGCTGCATCGATCATCCGGCGACACTGGTCGATTGATATCGCCATTGGTTTTTCACAGAGCACATGCTTGCCTGCTTCCAACGCGCGGATCGTGAACTCGGCGTGCATCGAATTGGGCAATACGATGTAAACGATATCAATGCGGTCATCGTTGGCGATCTTGTCAAAGTCGTCGTAGTTGTAGATCGCACTCTTTTCGACGTCATAAGCATCTGCCACGGTCTTCGCTTTATCACGATGACCGCTGACGAGGGCCGTGGGTCGCGAGTGTTTGCACAGCCCGAAGGCGGGCATGATTTGGCCGAGGGCCAGTTGACCGAGTCCGACGACTGCCCAGCCAAGCTTCTTCTCTACGACTTCAGGAAGTTTTAGATTGGGCGGTTGCTTGTTGGGCGGGGCCAATGGAACCTTCTTGCCCGCGGTGTCGATGGTTTGACCGCCAACGGGTTGAATCTGAGAACCATCAGACGGTTGGCCGGATTGGCCGGATTGGCCGTGCGCGCCTCCGCCGTTGACGGCACTCGCGGCGGCGAGCGACGCGGCTCCAAGCTGTGCGAACTGGCGACGGTTAAGTGATCGATGATCGGACATGTGGCAATTCCTTATGGGGTATAGACAACGTAGGAAGGCGACTAGGGGGGCGAGACCATGTTGGAACTGCGGAAATAGTCTTCCACAATTTCAATGACCTTTTTACCGCTGCCATGTTTCGCCGCGTCCTGCTTCAACTCTTCGTATCGATGAATGCCTTGCAGCATCCCGCTGTGCGTCGCCACCGTGTACTGCTTCGCGTCATCCAGAGCGACGCCGCCAATTTTTACATCCTTGATCTTTGCCCCTTTGGGGGAATCCAAGTTGACCGTCCATGTCAAACCGGAACTTTGAATCAGTCCTCCCACGCGTTGCCTGGGATCCTTGGCGGTCAAATTTTCAACCGACTGCTCTAAGGTGTTGCGAATCTGCTTCCCCGTCAGCGTGAGCGACGCCACTTTGACCGGGTGAGGCAGCAGTGCGTACAGTGCTTCTCGACGCACCGCGCCTGGTTGCAGGGTGATGCCATATCCGACGCCGGGCAGTAGAGCTAGATCCGTTCCCGCGTGCTGCTGAAGCAACTTAGCGACGAGAACGTCGAAGGGGCTGTCTTGCTTGTACTGGCGGGCAATGGGAGCCGCCGCCGTACCGATGATTTGCTCTAGCTGTTTACGATGTGGCTTTCGCATCGCGTCAATCTGCCTAGCGACCGCCTCGTCCGAAAAATCGTCGGTCCAGAGCATGTGTAGTTCATCTTCGATCTTTTCGATTTGTCCATTCGTAATCTTGATCCGGACCTCTCCAAGTGCGGCGGTATCCGACATCGCCTGAACAATCGTTGTGCCGTTTACTTTCCGCGCAGGGTGCAACCGGTCGTGAGAGTGACCGCCAACGATCAGGTCGATGCCACGAACTTTTTTGGCAAGCAGTTCATCCACGGCCGTCCCTTGATGCGAAAGGACCACTACGACATCTGTCTGGCTTTGCAACTGCGGGACATAACGTCCAGCAACCTCGATACCATCCATAAACTGAAGTCCGCGGATGTTCTTTGCCGCAGTCGTCTGGTCTGTGTTGTGATAACCGATCGTCAACACACCCACCTTTACTTCCCCGACCATGAACACCTTGAACGGCTCTCCAAAGATTGGCCCGCCGGTTTCCTGATCGTTGACATTGGCAGCCCGCATCGGAAACGTGGCGAGTTGTTGCAGATGGCGGGTCTGTTTCACGCCGTAGTCGAAGTCGTGATTCCCCAACGCCATGTAGTCATAGCCCACAGCGTTCATCAACCGGATGATCGCTTCTCCCTGTGTGAGATTGCCCAGCAGGTCGTCGCTAAACGTGTCGCCGGCATGCAGAAGTAGCACATTCTGCTCACCCCGCTCTCGGCGAATCTTATTGACTGCCGCCGCGAGGGCCGCAAAGCCGCCGATTTCCCCTTCGTGCTCGAAGCGATTTTCCGGCTGGTTCGGATTGCCGGTCTGGGATGTCGCGTTTCCAGGGCCTACCACGAACGGCATGTGTCGTCCGTGAAAATCACACGTGTGAAGAATCGTAATCACCGCGGACGGCGGCCTCGATTCTTCATCACCATAACCAACGACCCCTTTTCCAGCGAGAATGACACCGATGATGGAAGCGAGCAGAATGATGCAGCATCGATTCATCAACCCTTCCTATTTGAACGGAATGTAAGCGTAGTTGTCCATTTGTAAGTTGATGTTGACCGTCGCCGCCGAAACAGCGACCTTAACTTCATCCGCAACATCGGTGGTTGCAAACCCATGATGTGCGAGTGCTTGGCCGCAAACAAAAATCTCCACGCCGGCTTCCTTTAGTTTCGCCATCAGTTCAAGGTTCGGATTCTTCGTCTTACCTTTGTCCTTCAGATAGGCGTTGGTGTGCTCGGCGTACGCTTCGTGTGACAGAGCCGCTTTGGTGGCGGGACCATGTAGGATGATGGCCATCTTGAAGCCGTTGTCCATACCAGCTCCGGCCTGCGTGTACTGATTTAGGATCAACCCGGCTCGGTCAAATCCTTTGATGACACTGCCCGATTTGGAATTAGACGTGATATCAAGCAAAACCTTTGAATTCTGCTTCGGCTGATGAGACGCCTCAGGTAAAGCGACGATCCCACCGTGATCTCCAATCACCGGGTGCTGAAACTTTGGATTGCCGGTGGGGTCGTTTTCTTGGGCTACCGCTGCGGTAGCGGTGAGGAGCAAGACCGAACAAAACGTGATTGCAGTTTTCATGAGTGAATACTCTCAATTGAAGTGGAAAACGTGGGGTTCTGTGGTCAACTTGGCTGATTTGTAAAATCGCCTCGTATCTGTTTCAGCGCCATGGTTCGTCATCATGACCAAGCTCATCCAGACGCTGACTGGTCGCAGGCAACACTACTAATCTCCTTTGCAAGCCAAAAGCGAATTTGACTCCGATCCATTTGCGTTCGTCGGGGTATCCTTACGCGCGGAACAGGTGCAACTAGCGCGCCGGTATACGGCTAGTTGCTAATTTTGAAGCACGACCTTCGTGCATTCGCCTTTGCTTTCGTTGAACATTCGATACGCGTCGGGCGCTTCGCTCAGCGGTAGACGGTGGCTGATGATGTAAGTCGGATCGAAGCCACGGTTGTTCCGATTGGCACTGGTAGACTGATCGTGTGGTGCCTGGTCGCCGTCGCTTCCGGTCGAGGCATGCCCGTTACCCGTGATCCGGTCGAGCAGCGGTTGCAGGTAGTTATGCACGTGCGTTTGGCCCATCGCCATTTTCAGCCCTTTGCCAAAAGCCGCGCCGAAGGGCATTTTGTCGAGAAAGCCTCCATAGACGCCGGGGATCGAAACCGTTCCTCCCTTGCGACAGCAATAAATCGCCTGTCTCAATGCGTGAATTCGATCCGTCCCTAGATACGTGGCCTGTTTGACTCGATCGTAGATGGCATCGGGCGAAGTCCCGTGAGCCTCTAGGCCCACCGCGTCGATGCAGCAGTCTGGCCCCATGCCTCCGGTCATCTCATTTAGCGCCGCAGACACATCCACTTCATCAAAGTTGATCGTTTCCGCATTCCCATGATCGCGAGCCATCGTTAGGCGTTGCTCGACTTGGTCGATCGCAATCACGCGAGACGCTCCGAACCACCATGCACTTTGGATCGCAAATTGGCCTACTGGGCCACAACCCCACACGGCAACCGTATCTCCTTCGTTGATGTTGGCATTTTCAGCCGCCATGTACCCGGTGGGGAGAATATCGGAGAGGAACAATGCATGTTCATCGCTCACCTGTTCGCCAATCTTCATCGGACCAACGTCTGCAAACGGAACACGCACATATTCCGCCTGTCCGCCCGCATAACCGCCGAACATATGCGAGTAACCGAATAAACCCGAACCCGAGTAGCCGTACATCTTTGCGGCGGTCGAGGCATTCGGATTCGAGTTGTCACACAACGACCACAGTTTCTTTTGACAGAAAAAGCAATTTCCGCAAGCGATCGTAAATGGAACCACCACTCGATCGCCAACGCTCAGATTTTCAACCTTCTGGCCAACTTCAACGACCTCGCCCATGAACTCATGACCGAGAATGTCTCCGGCCTGCATCGAGGGGATGACGTTGTTGTAAAGATGCAAATCGCTGCCGCAGATGGCGGTCGACG from Roseimaritima ulvae includes these protein-coding regions:
- a CDS encoding type 1 glutamine amidotransferase domain-containing protein: MTKQSLTGKRIAFLATDGFEQVELTKPWEAIKAAGAEVVLVSPKDGSIQGMNHDEKADTFEVDQNVASVSAEDFDGLVLPGGVANPDALRTCEDSVSFVRDFFKQHKPVAAICHGPWTLIEADVVRDRKVTSWPSLKTDLKNAGAQWVDEECVCDEGLVTSRNPDDLPAFCDKAIEEFAEGKHAEQSAG
- a CDS encoding Gfo/Idh/MocA family protein; the protein is MSDHRSLNRRQFAQLGAASLAAASAVNGGGAHGQSGQSGQPSDGSQIQPVGGQTIDTAGKKVPLAPPNKQPPNLKLPEVVEKKLGWAVVGLGQLALGQIMPAFGLCKHSRPTALVSGHRDKAKTVADAYDVEKSAIYNYDDFDKIANDDRIDIVYIVLPNSMHAEFTIRALEAGKHVLCEKPMAISIDQCRRMIDAAKNANRKLMIAYRLHYEPLNRKVMQMCSEKQFGEIKTFSGSFCINVKAPNIRLSKELGGGPVGDVGVYPINAARYVTGEEPVEVIAQAHQPHDDPRFREVPESVSCLLRFPSGVLANLDCSFGTHRSDFLRVACTDGVIELSPAFSYNGQRLLTHQASDSGSYSMVKNHEISEVNQFTSEMDHFSRDVLEDRQPRTPGEEGLADMRILAAMAKSIRDSKAIRVEDA
- a CDS encoding bifunctional metallophosphatase/5'-nucleotidase; the encoded protein is MNRCCIILLASIIGVILAGKGVVGYGDEESRPPSAVITILHTCDFHGRHMPFVVGPGNATSQTGNPNQPENRFEHEGEIGGFAALAAAVNKIRRERGEQNVLLLHAGDTFSDDLLGNLTQGEAIIRLMNAVGYDYMALGNHDFDYGVKQTRHLQQLATFPMRAANVNDQETGGPIFGEPFKVFMVGEVKVGVLTIGYHNTDQTTAAKNIRGLQFMDGIEVAGRYVPQLQSQTDVVVVLSHQGTAVDELLAKKVRGIDLIVGGHSHDRLHPARKVNGTTIVQAMSDTAALGEVRIKITNGQIEKIEDELHMLWTDDFSDEAVARQIDAMRKPHRKQLEQIIGTAAAPIARQYKQDSPFDVLVAKLLQQHAGTDLALLPGVGYGITLQPGAVRREALYALLPHPVKVASLTLTGKQIRNTLEQSVENLTAKDPRQRVGGLIQSSGLTWTVNLDSPKGAKIKDVKIGGVALDDAKQYTVATHSGMLQGIHRYEELKQDAAKHGSGKKVIEIVEDYFRSSNMVSPP
- a CDS encoding DsrE family protein encodes the protein MKTAITFCSVLLLTATAAVAQENDPTGNPKFQHPVIGDHGGIVALPEASHQPKQNSKVLLDITSNSKSGSVIKGFDRAGLILNQYTQAGAGMDNGFKMAIILHGPATKAALSHEAYAEHTNAYLKDKGKTKNPNLELMAKLKEAGVEIFVCGQALAHHGFATTDVADEVKVAVSAATVNINLQMDNYAYIPFK
- a CDS encoding zinc-dependent alcohol dehydrogenase; this translates as MKAICWYGKQDVRVETVPDPQILNPRDAIIRVTSTAICGSDLHLYNNVIPSMQAGDILGHEFMGEVVEVGQKVENLSVGDRVVVPFTIACGNCFFCQKKLWSLCDNSNPNASTAAKMYGYSGSGLFGYSHMFGGYAGGQAEYVRVPFADVGPMKIGEQVSDEHALFLSDILPTGYMAAENANINEGDTVAVWGCGPVGQFAIQSAWWFGASRVIAIDQVEQRLTMARDHGNAETINFDEVDVSAALNEMTGGMGPDCCIDAVGLEAHGTSPDAIYDRVKQATYLGTDRIHALRQAIYCCRKGGTVSIPGVYGGFLDKMPFGAAFGKGLKMAMGQTHVHNYLQPLLDRITGNGHASTGSDGDQAPHDQSTSANRNNRGFDPTYIISHRLPLSEAPDAYRMFNESKGECTKVVLQN